The following coding sequences lie in one Sedimentibacter sp. MB35-C1 genomic window:
- a CDS encoding DNA adenine methylase: MSWIGGKKSLRELIVSLFPLYYERYIEVFGGAGWILFHKNPGNDFEVYNDYNSLLVNLYRCVREKPNELMDALRYCLNSREDFDYIKNCLARDSPVSDVQKAAWFYQQIRYSYASGLTSFGSQPHDIWSNFPLIEQAHRRLAKVVIENKDFEKLIRQYDRPVSFFYCDPPYFETEGYYKNVGEDGFTEKDHIRLRDSLMKAQGKFLLSYNDCEFIRELYNAPGIQIDAYTRINNIKQRYDGGSQFPEILIANYDMQERGLSIPAQMNLFDIRAPGFTSDEE; the protein is encoded by the coding sequence ATGTCCTGGATAGGCGGGAAAAAGTCACTTCGTGAATTGATTGTAAGTCTTTTTCCCCTATACTACGAACGCTATATCGAAGTGTTCGGCGGTGCGGGTTGGATACTCTTTCATAAAAATCCCGGTAATGATTTTGAAGTATACAACGATTATAATAGCCTGCTGGTCAACCTTTATCGCTGTGTAAGGGAAAAACCAAATGAGCTGATGGATGCACTGCGGTATTGCCTCAACTCCAGAGAAGATTTTGACTATATAAAAAACTGTCTTGCCCGTGACAGCCCTGTCTCCGATGTACAAAAAGCGGCATGGTTCTATCAGCAAATTCGCTATAGCTATGCTTCGGGGCTAACCAGTTTCGGCAGCCAGCCCCACGATATTTGGAGCAATTTTCCGCTGATAGAGCAGGCACATCGCAGGCTTGCGAAGGTGGTGATTGAAAACAAGGACTTTGAAAAGCTCATCAGGCAGTATGATCGCCCAGTGAGTTTTTTCTATTGCGACCCGCCGTATTTTGAAACTGAAGGCTATTACAAAAATGTCGGGGAGGACGGATTTACAGAAAAAGACCACATTCGTTTAAGGGATTCTCTGATGAAAGCCCAAGGTAAATTCCTGCTTTCCTACAATGATTGTGAATTTATCAGAGAACTCTACAATGCACCGGGTATTCAAATTGATGCTTATACCCGCATCAATAATATCAAACAGCGTTATGACGGGGGTTCCCAGTTTCCTGAAATTCTCATAGCTAATTACGATATGCAGGAGCGAGGCTTAAGCATCCCGGCACAGATGAATCTGTTCGATATAAGAGCGCCCGGTTTTACATCGGATGAGGAATAA
- a CDS encoding SLOG family protein, with translation MNRRLIREKTVCFTGHRSEKLPKGDALKHLRIKLSEEIEKAIQDGYNTFLFGGAYGWDLMAAEEVIKKKTVIDFNNPRYIRLIAVIPFEEQAVRYSLSDHELYYEIMPKCDDVIILNTNYNSRCYAHRNQYMVERSNRIICYWNGQARSGTAQTVRMAERENLEIINLYE, from the coding sequence GTGAACCGGAGACTTATCAGAGAAAAAACAGTATGCTTTACCGGGCATCGAAGTGAAAAGCTTCCAAAAGGAGATGCCTTGAAACATTTGAGAATAAAGCTGTCAGAGGAAATTGAAAAAGCAATACAAGATGGCTACAACACCTTTTTATTTGGAGGTGCCTACGGGTGGGACCTTATGGCAGCGGAGGAAGTGATTAAAAAGAAAACAGTGATTGACTTTAACAATCCACGGTATATTCGGCTGATTGCCGTAATCCCCTTTGAAGAACAGGCAGTGAGGTACTCGCTTTCAGATCATGAACTATATTATGAAATCATGCCTAAATGCGATGATGTCATTATCTTAAATACCAATTACAACAGCCGATGTTATGCTCATCGAAATCAGTATATGGTAGAACGCAGCAATAGGATTATATGTTACTGGAACGGGCAAGCCAGAAGCGGCACAGCACAGACTGTCCGCATGGCAGAAAGAGAAAACCTTGAAATTATAAACCTATATGAATAA
- a CDS encoding helix-turn-helix domain-containing protein, translating to MIFIERLKQLREAKNLTQLRLAMELNVSQETISGYEIGKAVPPAEMLVKLADTLDTSVDYILGRTDIKSTLRASELSEQEAEILTILRKQPEDKRIFVFDLIKGLEK from the coding sequence GTGATATTTATAGAACGTTTAAAACAGCTAAGGGAAGCTAAAAACCTGACACAGCTTCGCCTTGCAATGGAGCTTAATGTGTCGCAGGAAACCATCAGCGGCTACGAGATCGGAAAAGCGGTACCGCCTGCGGAAATGCTTGTGAAGCTCGCTGATACCCTTGATACTTCGGTGGACTATATTCTTGGTAGAACCGACATAAAATCCACGCTTCGGGCTTCTGAACTAAGTGAGCAGGAGGCGGAAATACTTACAATCCTACGCAAACAGCCGGAGGATAAAAGAATTTTTGTTTTTGATTTGATAAAGGGACTTGAAAAATAG
- a CDS encoding DUF4314 domain-containing protein, protein MKVCEMNGFPTRQQVERIKEKFPPGTKIRMESMSDPYAPIPPGIEGIVDFVDDIGTLHCSFENGRSLGVIVGEDSFSVIEPEEEQGMGLTMK, encoded by the coding sequence TTGAAGGTATGTGAAATGAATGGATTTCCTACAAGACAACAGGTTGAAAGAATTAAAGAAAAATTTCCACCAGGTACTAAAATCCGTATGGAATCTATGTCCGATCCCTATGCACCAATTCCGCCTGGTATTGAAGGGATAGTAGATTTTGTGGATGATATCGGTACACTGCACTGCAGCTTCGAAAATGGGCGCAGCCTTGGTGTTATTGTTGGCGAGGATAGCTTTTCAGTTATTGAACCGGAAGAAGAACAAGGCATGGGTTTAACGATGAAATAG
- a CDS encoding antirestriction protein ArdA has translation MRAMIQCMHENNYQNLTYPSKEKELQILCDSLGVANTTKTEIKIGSVHNNERLSTLLSDKTVNLDELNFLMKRLDSFDQKELATFYAAAYAEKAETMTELINLSFNTHCYSLVADFSDLNAVGRQIYLTEQMAVSTEELESLDGRKYFESMIAENPNPVITPYGVVYRNSNEIVQTYDGRNFPYYQYENTPITLLLSAQNRSEYLYLPMEQSEMNKALERLGAKSLEEIHWQVEEHNIPDNLADMAVKDQSDLYALNQFAEIFKEMGQREVISLSELAAFVKITKGEELKTLAGCMYEFESFPDIHTLEQYGRYMICESGRFEYDKNLEDYIDFKSYGQDKISRETGAFTSKGYLLYHGYDLEMQGILNKNIGLKIKELHEPQELKLYMPLRAVTYQDENDYGDLYQVDYEIDVYSEELSSYEDEIRTAIINHRLDDEKRGMMDYYDQPDTVNAKVQKYLFDVEVIDGELMGVAVLTLNAPLNQGELIKIKEAIEGQCSDGFGEGLEQREIKCNGKEVYVSLWNSHDWSLKTAEEMGITEQKYEMKFEGM, from the coding sequence ATGCGAGCAATGATTCAATGTATGCATGAAAACAATTATCAAAACCTTACTTATCCCAGTAAGGAAAAAGAACTGCAGATTTTATGCGACAGTCTTGGTGTCGCCAATACTACAAAAACAGAGATTAAAATCGGCAGCGTCCATAACAATGAAAGGTTGTCGACCCTGCTCTCTGATAAAACAGTAAATCTTGATGAGTTAAACTTCCTGATGAAGCGATTGGACAGCTTCGATCAAAAGGAGCTTGCAACCTTTTATGCAGCTGCTTATGCCGAAAAAGCTGAAACAATGACGGAGCTTATTAACCTCAGTTTTAATACCCATTGTTACAGCCTTGTAGCCGATTTTAGCGACTTAAATGCCGTAGGCAGGCAGATATACCTAACGGAGCAAATGGCAGTCAGCACAGAGGAATTAGAGAGCCTTGACGGACGAAAATACTTTGAAAGCATGATTGCAGAAAACCCTAATCCTGTGATAACACCATATGGAGTGGTGTATAGAAACAGCAATGAGATTGTACAGACCTATGACGGCAGAAACTTTCCCTATTACCAATATGAGAATACTCCTATTACACTGCTTCTGAGTGCTCAAAATCGTAGCGAATATCTTTATCTGCCTATGGAGCAGAGTGAGATGAACAAGGCTTTAGAGCGATTAGGCGCAAAGAGTCTTGAAGAAATCCACTGGCAGGTAGAAGAACACAATATACCTGATAACCTTGCAGATATGGCAGTTAAAGATCAGTCAGACCTATATGCCCTCAACCAATTTGCCGAAATTTTTAAGGAGATGGGACAGCGTGAGGTTATATCTTTATCTGAACTTGCAGCCTTTGTAAAAATCACTAAAGGAGAGGAACTTAAAACGCTGGCAGGCTGTATGTATGAGTTTGAAAGTTTTCCCGATATCCACACTCTGGAGCAATACGGCAGATATATGATTTGCGAAAGCGGTCGCTTTGAATATGACAAAAATTTGGAGGACTACATCGACTTTAAATCCTATGGGCAGGACAAAATCAGCCGTGAAACCGGGGCATTTACTTCTAAAGGTTATCTACTTTACCACGGATATGACCTGGAAATGCAGGGAATTTTGAATAAAAATATCGGGCTTAAAATTAAAGAGCTGCACGAACCGCAGGAGCTTAAACTGTATATGCCTCTTAGGGCTGTTACCTATCAGGATGAAAATGACTATGGGGATCTTTATCAGGTAGATTATGAAATAGATGTGTATTCTGAAGAACTAAGTTCCTATGAAGATGAAATAAGAACTGCTATTATAAATCATCGTTTGGATGATGAAAAGCGTGGCATGATGGATTACTATGATCAGCCCGATACGGTGAATGCAAAAGTACAAAAGTATCTGTTTGATGTAGAAGTAATTGATGGAGAGCTGATGGGAGTTGCAGTTCTTACTCTTAATGCACCCTTAAATCAAGGAGAGCTTATAAAAATTAAGGAAGCCATCGAGGGTCAATGCTCTGACGGCTTTGGAGAAGGCCTCGAGCAGCGTGAAATTAAGTGTAACGGCAAGGAGGTATATGTAAGTCTTTGGAACTCTCATGATTGGAGCCTGAAAACCGCTGAAGAAATGGGAATTACAGAACAAAAATATGAAATGAAGTTTGAAGGTATGTGA
- the rlmD gene encoding 23S rRNA (uracil(1939)-C(5))-methyltransferase RlmD: MQKEKNNTKDMLSCPVMKRCGGCQMQHYSYEKQLEEKQKGVNILLDKYCKVEEIVGMENPYYYRNKVHAVFDTDKKGNIISGVYESGTHKVVPVDSCLIEDQRADNIIVTIRGMLKSFKIKAYNEDTRVGLLRHVLIRTGHESGEIMVVLVLASHIFPSKNNFIKALLKKHPEITTIVMNVNNKKTSMILGEREQVLYGRGFIEDTLCGKVFRISPKSFYQINPVQTEILYGKAIELAELKGSETVIDAYCGIGTIGIIAEDHAKKVLGVELNRDAFRDAITNAKRNKSKNIFFYNCDAGEFMNQMASEKQSADVVFLDPPRSGSTEQFLDSMISINPKKIVYISCNPVTLERDLAYLTKRGYEAKTAIPVDMFPGTEHVECVILMQRSGSKDKI; this comes from the coding sequence ATGCAAAAAGAAAAAAATAATACTAAAGATATGCTGAGCTGTCCGGTTATGAAAAGATGCGGCGGTTGTCAGATGCAGCACTATAGTTATGAAAAACAGCTTGAAGAAAAGCAGAAGGGAGTAAATATCCTTCTCGATAAATACTGCAAGGTTGAAGAAATTGTCGGAATGGAAAATCCGTATTATTACCGGAACAAAGTTCATGCAGTATTTGATACTGATAAAAAAGGAAATATTATTTCGGGAGTTTATGAATCCGGAACACACAAAGTTGTTCCCGTAGACAGCTGCCTGATTGAAGATCAGAGAGCAGATAATATTATAGTTACAATCAGAGGAATGCTTAAATCATTTAAAATTAAAGCATACAACGAAGACACAAGAGTAGGACTTCTGCGCCATGTTCTGATTAGAACGGGACATGAAAGCGGAGAAATAATGGTTGTGTTGGTGCTTGCCTCACACATATTCCCTTCAAAGAATAATTTTATTAAAGCGCTCTTAAAAAAACATCCTGAAATTACAACAATAGTAATGAATGTTAACAATAAAAAAACAAGCATGATACTGGGAGAAAGAGAACAGGTGCTGTACGGCAGAGGATTCATAGAGGATACTCTGTGCGGAAAAGTTTTCAGAATTTCACCGAAGTCATTTTATCAGATTAACCCTGTCCAGACAGAAATTCTTTATGGAAAGGCAATCGAGCTTGCGGAGCTTAAGGGAAGTGAAACTGTAATAGACGCCTATTGCGGAATAGGCACAATCGGAATAATAGCAGAAGACCATGCCAAAAAAGTACTTGGAGTCGAACTTAACAGAGATGCTTTCAGGGATGCTATAACAAATGCAAAAAGAAATAAATCAAAAAATATATTTTTTTACAACTGTGACGCCGGCGAATTCATGAATCAGATGGCCAGCGAAAAGCAATCAGCTGACGTTGTATTCCTAGATCCTCCAAGGTCAGGCAGCACAGAGCAGTTCTTAGATTCGATGATTTCAATCAATCCCAAAAAGATAGTCTACATTTCCTGCAATCCCGTAACATTAGAGAGGGATTTAGCCTATCTCACAAAAAGAGGCTACGAAGCCAAGACAGCAATACCTGTTGATATGTTCCCGGGTACGGAGCACGTTGAATGCGTGATTCTGATGCAGCGTAGTGGTTCAAAAGACAAAATATAG
- a CDS encoding methyltransferase type 11, producing the protein MNPWEEINLSDYENHMKLESVYQLQTLNKMMWGQLNDYDVSSVLILGVAGGNGLNHVDRDRINVIYGVDINEDYLKICKERYPVLEDLFVPIRADITNEFCELPKADIVIADLFVEYVGCEIFASTIRKIKPKYVSVIIQVNEDDGFVSDSPYMTELKKLEKVHFCIDEKEISLSMKKIDYNLSYRTEENLPNGKKLIRLDYCFNLKD; encoded by the coding sequence ATGAATCCATGGGAAGAAATCAATTTGAGTGATTATGAAAATCATATGAAACTGGAATCGGTTTATCAGTTGCAGACATTGAATAAAATGATGTGGGGCCAGCTTAATGATTATGATGTATCATCAGTATTAATTCTTGGAGTTGCAGGCGGTAACGGATTAAATCATGTTGACAGAGATAGAATAAATGTAATATACGGAGTAGATATAAACGAAGACTATTTAAAAATATGTAAAGAAAGATATCCGGTTTTGGAAGATTTATTCGTTCCGATAAGGGCAGATATAACAAATGAATTTTGTGAGCTGCCAAAAGCAGATATTGTAATTGCGGATTTATTTGTAGAATACGTCGGCTGTGAGATATTTGCATCAACAATCAGAAAAATAAAACCGAAATATGTTTCGGTAATTATTCAGGTTAATGAAGATGACGGCTTTGTGTCGGATTCTCCATATATGACTGAATTAAAAAAATTAGAAAAAGTGCATTTTTGCATTGACGAAAAAGAAATATCACTTTCCATGAAGAAAATTGATTATAACTTATCTTATAGAACAGAAGAAAATTTGCCCAACGGGAAAAAGCTAATCAGATTGGACTATTGCTTTAATCTAAAAGATTAA
- a CDS encoding nitroreductase family protein, translated as MLELIKERRSIRSFKEEKLSEEAVKDILRAGLLAPTSKNKRPVEFVVVEDRETLSRLKFCKDKGSNGLDTAPCAIVVIGDAEKSDVWVEDASIATAFMQLQAESMGLGSVWIQMRKRRSCSDDSEKEVRKVLNIPDKYGVLDILALGYKNELKKPYEEDDADFSKVHFESYGSK; from the coding sequence TTGCTGGAATTAATAAAAGAGAGAAGAAGTATTCGCAGTTTTAAGGAAGAAAAATTAAGTGAAGAAGCTGTAAAGGATATTCTAAGAGCAGGTCTTCTTGCTCCTACGTCAAAAAATAAGAGACCTGTTGAATTTGTCGTTGTTGAAGACAGAGAGACTTTAAGCAGGCTGAAATTCTGCAAGGACAAAGGAAGCAACGGACTTGATACAGCACCATGTGCAATAGTAGTTATAGGAGATGCCGAAAAAAGCGATGTATGGGTAGAAGATGCTTCGATAGCTACGGCCTTCATGCAGCTTCAGGCTGAAAGTATGGGGCTGGGCTCAGTATGGATTCAAATGCGGAAGCGACGCAGCTGTTCAGACGATTCTGAAAAAGAAGTCAGAAAAGTACTGAACATACCTGATAAATATGGCGTTCTGGATATCCTTGCCCTAGGATACAAAAATGAGTTGAAAAAGCCCTATGAAGAAGATGACGCTGACTTTTCAAAAGTTCATTTTGAAAGCTACGGCAGTAAATAG
- a CDS encoding NUDIX domain-containing protein: MIEITFGEKLSDVSYNDRAGAYLISVKNGKMAVVETPKGYFLIGGGINTDESHADCIKREAIEEIGHIVTVKKYICSAEEYITREKRGYFHPIQYYYEGEIGEKTVNPIEMDHVFKWIPIEESESKLFFKSQKWAVKKWMSAQ, encoded by the coding sequence ATGATTGAGATCACATTTGGTGAAAAATTATCCGATGTTAGCTATAATGACAGAGCAGGGGCATATCTTATTTCTGTTAAGAACGGGAAAATGGCCGTTGTAGAAACTCCTAAAGGATATTTCCTTATAGGAGGAGGAATAAATACGGACGAAAGCCATGCTGACTGTATAAAAAGAGAAGCCATAGAAGAAATAGGACATATTGTAACCGTTAAAAAATATATATGCTCTGCGGAGGAATACATAACACGCGAAAAAAGAGGATATTTCCATCCCATTCAGTATTACTACGAAGGCGAAATAGGTGAAAAAACAGTTAATCCAATTGAAATGGACCATGTATTCAAATGGATTCCAATAGAAGAATCGGAGAGCAAGCTGTTTTTTAAATCACAGAAATGGGCTGTGAAAAAATGGATGTCAGCTCAATAA
- a CDS encoding deaminase, which translates to MDRRDKVNYYLDLAEVVSQRGTCLRRRFGAVIVKNDEVLATGYTGAPRGRKNCNDLGVCIRQKLNIPRGERYELCRSVHAEANAIISASRDKMIGSSLYLTGIENETNEYVKNASSCSMCKRMIINAGIENVYIRDTKDTYRVVNIEEWINNDESLEGQHGY; encoded by the coding sequence ATGGATAGAAGAGACAAGGTTAATTATTACTTAGATTTGGCAGAGGTTGTTTCGCAGAGAGGGACATGCCTTAGAAGGAGATTTGGAGCTGTTATTGTAAAAAACGATGAGGTTTTGGCTACTGGTTACACAGGTGCACCGAGAGGAAGAAAAAATTGCAATGATTTAGGAGTGTGCATCAGACAAAAGCTTAATATTCCCAGAGGTGAGCGTTATGAGCTTTGCAGAAGTGTTCATGCGGAGGCAAATGCCATTATAAGTGCTTCCAGAGACAAGATGATAGGAAGTTCTTTATATTTAACAGGAATAGAAAATGAAACAAATGAATATGTTAAAAATGCAAGCAGTTGCTCTATGTGCAAGAGGATGATTATTAACGCTGGCATTGAAAATGTTTATATCAGGGATACAAAGGATACTTACCGAGTTGTTAATATTGAAGAGTGGATCAATAATGATGAGTCCTTGGAAGGACAGCACGGATATTAG
- a CDS encoding DUF4367 domain-containing protein: MSEERLKEALEVSMERELDSMFPDSGINEIHSFSLEFEKNMESVIKKAKIKYVNIRQFTIRRSIIAASLIIFIYMATLSVEAFRAPLIRLTEKIYTEFSEILFDNEENIDTPRKIKDLYVPGYIPEGYTLKEESEEKMTMMHHFMYTNEMDQFIFVEQYTLGVSMSVDTEGTTTDRIMIKGMEGIIYSKKGLTTIIVNDDNYVHLVCGYESREEIIKIVESLYVPK, translated from the coding sequence ATGTCCGAAGAGAGATTAAAAGAAGCACTAGAAGTTTCAATGGAAAGGGAGCTTGATTCAATGTTTCCTGATAGCGGCATAAATGAGATTCACAGTTTTTCGCTTGAGTTTGAAAAAAATATGGAGTCTGTCATTAAAAAAGCAAAAATAAAGTATGTAAATATAAGACAGTTTACAATAAGGAGAAGCATTATTGCAGCATCTCTGATAATATTTATATATATGGCAACGCTTAGTGTTGAAGCATTCAGGGCCCCGTTAATAAGGCTTACAGAAAAAATTTATACGGAGTTTTCTGAAATATTATTTGATAATGAAGAAAATATTGATACTCCCAGAAAAATTAAGGACTTATATGTTCCGGGATATATTCCTGAAGGTTATACTTTAAAGGAAGAAAGCGAAGAAAAAATGACTATGATGCATCATTTCATGTATACAAATGAAATGGATCAGTTCATATTTGTTGAACAATACACTTTGGGAGTCAGCATGTCTGTGGATACGGAAGGAACAACAACTGACAGAATAATGATTAAGGGAATGGAAGGAATCATATATTCAAAAAAAGGCTTGACAACAATAATAGTCAATGACGACAACTATGTGCACTTAGTATGTGGTTATGAAAGTAGAGAAGAGATAATAAAAATAGTTGAATCACTGTACGTTCCAAAATAG
- a CDS encoding RNA polymerase sigma factor — MFVYLTLLETQEEKSKFEQVYSNYRQLMFYIAKSILNDDFLSEDAVHDAFINIAKSLKNISDVACPRTRRYVVIIVRNISLNMLKKQKLSEEIEGMGEYIADESVLEDEVLSKISFDLIVNQITCLPVIYKDVLYLSYVEDLNTREISKLINISNETVKKRLQRGRKKLAESIKEVI, encoded by the coding sequence ATGTTCGTATATTTAACCCTATTAGAAACTCAGGAAGAAAAAAGTAAATTTGAACAAGTATACAGCAATTACAGGCAGCTTATGTTTTATATAGCTAAAAGTATTTTGAATGATGATTTTCTTTCGGAAGATGCGGTTCACGATGCATTTATAAATATAGCTAAAAGTTTGAAAAATATATCTGATGTGGCCTGTCCACGAACCAGGAGGTATGTTGTTATTATAGTAAGAAATATTTCTCTGAATATGCTGAAGAAACAGAAGCTTTCCGAGGAAATTGAGGGTATGGGAGAGTATATTGCGGATGAATCTGTATTAGAGGATGAGGTTTTGTCTAAAATTTCATTTGATCTTATAGTTAATCAAATTACATGTTTACCTGTTATCTATAAGGATGTGCTTTATTTATCATATGTTGAGGACTTAAATACTAGGGAAATATCAAAACTTATAAATATTTCGAATGAAACGGTAAAAAAAAGGCTTCAAAGAGGGCGAAAGAAATTGGCTGAAAGTATTAAAGAGGTGATCTGA
- a CDS encoding helix-turn-helix domain-containing protein: protein MEYISASEAAKKWGISKRRVQKLCEENRIPGVAKFSYMWLIPKDAKKPVDGRRKENSIGKE from the coding sequence ATGGAATATATATCTGCTTCGGAAGCTGCGAAAAAATGGGGTATTTCAAAACGTCGGGTACAGAAACTTTGCGAGGAAAACCGAATACCCGGTGTTGCAAAGTTTAGCTATATGTGGTTGATACCCAAAGACGCAAAAAAGCCAGTTGATGGGCGTCGAAAGGAAAATAGTATAGGAAAGGAATGA
- a CDS encoding response regulator transcription factor yields the protein MAIILIAEDEKNMQDIIVEYMKRGGHSCITADDGIDAVTILKNTPVDLAILDITMPHLDGFSVCKIAREMYNLPIIFLTAKESEEDRLKGYDYGADDYMTKPFSPKVLLAKVNALLRRSLPGTPQDILTVGNLVLLPSSHNVTVAGNDIDLTHKEFELLRFFMQNKNQVFSREQLLNRIWGYDFEGNTRTVDTHIKTLRQKLGAEGRYIVTLIRSGYKFEV from the coding sequence ATGGCAATTATTTTGATTGCTGAAGATGAAAAAAATATGCAAGATATTATTGTTGAGTATATGAAGCGTGGAGGTCACTCGTGCATTACGGCAGATGATGGCATAGACGCTGTTACGATTTTGAAAAACACCCCCGTCGATTTAGCGATTTTAGATATTACAATGCCACATTTGGACGGCTTTTCCGTTTGTAAGATAGCAAGAGAAATGTATAATCTTCCCATCATCTTTTTAACGGCAAAGGAAAGTGAGGAAGATAGATTAAAGGGATATGACTATGGAGCAGATGATTACATGACAAAGCCATTCAGTCCAAAGGTTTTATTGGCAAAAGTTAATGCCTTGCTTCGCCGTTCTTTGCCGGGAACACCACAAGATATTTTAACTGTCGGAAACCTTGTGTTACTGCCATCGTCACACAACGTTACCGTTGCAGGGAACGACATTGATTTAACCCATAAAGAATTTGAACTGTTGCGCTTTTTTATGCAGAACAAAAATCAAGTGTTCTCCCGTGAACAGTTATTAAATCGTATTTGGGGCTATGATTTTGAGGGGAACACACGAACTGTAGATACCCACATTAAAACCCTGCGTCAAAAATTAGGAGCAGAGGGGCGTTATATTGTCACACTGATACGTTCCGGTTATAAGTTTGAGGTATGA
- a CDS encoding HAMP domain-containing sensor histidine kinase gives MKKIIEWFRLNTVRKKVFFLSKLTGGVIILFYVFTSELPTSRSMSFAIWLILLIAVITGVNVMLGRFISKPLSEINHTAGQMAKLDFSAHCNICTDDEFGEISQNLNTMFSNLQETLEKLETANKQLEKDIIQEHLLLTQRKELVDSLSHEMKTPLGVVRAYVEGLKEETDEQKKQQYMDVILAATDRMNTMIVSLLDLSALEAGAAKLNEERFDFIELVETVAGRLLIDTPNASYQFTYELPDKKTFLYADKHRMEQVLNNLILNAKNHTCDGDKIHLSVTCHENKVRFSIFNQGVPIPTQDIAKVWIKFYRGKSTQNKATGSGLGLSIVTQILSMYHTDYGVQNLPDGVEFYFDFPTIA, from the coding sequence ATGAAAAAAATAATTGAATGGTTTCGGTTAAATACCGTTAGGAAAAAGGTCTTTTTTCTTTCAAAATTAACAGGTGGCGTTATTATTTTGTTTTATGTGTTTACTTCCGAATTGCCGACAAGCCGGAGCATGTCCTTTGCAATTTGGCTGATACTGTTAATAGCGGTTATAACTGGCGTTAATGTTATGCTTGGACGCTTTATTTCAAAGCCGCTTAGTGAAATCAACCACACAGCCGGGCAAATGGCAAAACTGGATTTCTCGGCACATTGTAATATTTGTACAGATGACGAATTTGGAGAGATTTCGCAAAACTTAAACACTATGTTTTCTAATCTTCAAGAAACACTTGAAAAACTGGAAACTGCAAACAAACAGCTTGAAAAAGATATCATTCAAGAGCATTTATTACTAACGCAGAGAAAAGAATTGGTTGACAGCTTATCCCACGAAATGAAAACACCCCTCGGCGTTGTCCGTGCCTATGTGGAGGGGTTAAAAGAGGAAACAGACGAACAGAAAAAGCAACAGTATATGGATGTTATTTTAGCTGCAACAGACCGTATGAACACTATGATAGTATCTCTGCTTGATTTGTCTGCCTTGGAAGCCGGAGCTGCAAAACTGAACGAAGAACGCTTTGATTTTATTGAGTTGGTGGAAACAGTCGCCGGACGGTTATTGATAGACACGCCTAATGCAAGTTATCAGTTCACCTATGAATTGCCGGATAAAAAGACTTTTCTTTATGCAGATAAGCACCGTATGGAACAGGTGCTTAACAACCTAATATTGAATGCGAAAAATCATACTTGCGACGGTGATAAAATCCATTTATCCGTTACCTGCCATGAAAACAAAGTGAGGTTTTCTATCTTTAATCAAGGTGTACCAATACCTACGCAGGATATAGCTAAAGTTTGGATAAAATTCTACCGTGGGAAAAGCACACAAAATAAAGCGACCGGGTCTGGTCTTGGCCTTTCAATTGTAACTCAAATTCTTTCCATGTATCATACAGATTACGGCGTTCAAAATCTGCCGGACGGTGTTGAATTTTACTTTGATTTTCCCACAATAGCATAA